From a region of the Terriglobales bacterium genome:
- a CDS encoding diguanylate cyclase, whose amino-acid sequence MPSLVDAILAGILALLSGVVLIHLLRQRHERHMVEENLPSFSVLEVDATRVLEPGDVAPALLRQLDRLARLIGSRRSAIYISERWSNVLPSVQGGFAGSFLSSLEQAGGEALSTLAQRQPGPVRVRDLYEEDGPLIPAPSEQKAHLRELLAGEGVTALTALSLRAHDRCLGVALFAHDGSPSLSGAQTRILTTMGLQLSMTLENYVLMHNAQRRTREFELLTQIGQVVSSHLDPDEVLLAIHRELGRLFDTRNFSVAFVEGESVRFELEVEEGRVQSKRSRPRGNEITEYIAKSGRPLLIRSGVEPLLAQLGLASTGRLARCFAGVPVVMHGRPVGVMAAQHYERDGVYDQRDLEVLQTAAGQVAVAMENARLFAEQQKRASYLAFLNNVSKTAISSQNAEQMMAEIVSEVQKNFQFDHIGIGILDYATKDIEIKAEAGSTAKALGKRVPLGTGIMGRVARTNEMMLAQNTGEGHLLGILPQSRSVLCIPVSYGETLLGVLNVESQRENAFAEQEVLILRTLADLLATALHNSFVFQKMEQQSITDGLTGVKTRRFFLESVQAEWKRSARAGRPFSLVLIDLDRFKEINDAMGHLEGDLVLARVGRLLEQKCRQSNVVARYGGDEFVILMPETGVEQAHTLSERLRLWIAGDPMLAERKLTGSFGVATFPLHGAGVEDILRMADAGMYISKHAGGNRVSPAGEFATTEKLSSKQLANLYVEGFLRREEGDLSSVDELMTTLERLSAAVRAEHRDEALRDAIRTLNRTAETREMHCVGHGEQVAHYAEVLGAEMGLPPAELAELVFAAGVHDVGKIVVPEHILNKAGPLTEDEYRVVKTHVEVSAQILSVIPNGERLRGIVAHHHERFDGAGYPAGLRGEHIPLGARILAVAEAFVNMITDRPYATTRSSAEALAEMERLSGTQFDGLLVRMLMRQVKDLKPDRKGK is encoded by the coding sequence ATGCCCAGCCTAGTCGACGCGATTCTTGCCGGCATCCTTGCGCTGTTGTCGGGCGTGGTGCTCATCCACTTGCTGCGGCAGCGCCACGAGCGGCACATGGTGGAGGAGAACCTGCCCTCCTTCTCCGTGCTGGAAGTGGATGCCACCCGTGTGCTCGAGCCCGGCGACGTGGCCCCTGCCCTGCTGCGGCAACTGGACCGGCTGGCGCGGCTGATCGGCAGCCGGCGCAGCGCCATCTACATCAGCGAGCGCTGGAGCAACGTCTTGCCCTCGGTGCAAGGCGGCTTCGCCGGAAGCTTTCTTTCCTCCCTGGAGCAGGCCGGGGGAGAAGCCCTCAGCACGCTGGCGCAGAGGCAGCCCGGGCCCGTGCGGGTGCGCGACCTCTATGAAGAAGATGGTCCGCTGATTCCCGCCCCCTCGGAACAGAAGGCGCACCTGCGCGAGTTGCTGGCCGGGGAAGGGGTCACGGCGTTGACTGCCCTCAGCCTGCGGGCCCACGACCGCTGCTTGGGCGTGGCCCTGTTCGCGCACGACGGCAGCCCCTCTCTCAGCGGCGCTCAAACGCGAATCCTGACCACGATGGGCCTGCAGCTCTCCATGACCCTGGAAAACTACGTGCTCATGCACAACGCCCAGCGGCGCACGCGCGAGTTCGAGCTGCTCACCCAGATCGGTCAGGTGGTGAGCTCGCACCTGGACCCGGACGAGGTGCTGCTGGCCATTCACCGCGAGCTGGGGCGCCTGTTCGACACCCGCAACTTCAGCGTGGCCTTCGTCGAAGGCGAGAGCGTGCGCTTCGAGCTGGAGGTGGAAGAGGGCCGGGTGCAGTCCAAGCGCTCCCGCCCCAGAGGCAACGAGATCACCGAATACATCGCGAAGAGCGGCCGCCCGCTGCTGATCCGCAGCGGGGTGGAGCCGTTGCTGGCGCAACTGGGGCTGGCCTCCACCGGCCGGCTGGCTCGCTGTTTCGCCGGCGTACCCGTGGTGATGCACGGGCGCCCGGTGGGCGTGATGGCGGCCCAGCATTACGAGCGCGATGGCGTTTACGACCAGCGCGACCTGGAGGTGCTGCAAACCGCCGCCGGACAGGTGGCGGTGGCCATGGAGAACGCCCGCCTGTTCGCCGAGCAGCAAAAGCGCGCCAGCTACCTGGCGTTCCTCAACAACGTCTCCAAGACCGCCATCTCCAGCCAGAATGCGGAGCAGATGATGGCGGAGATCGTCAGCGAGGTGCAAAAGAACTTTCAGTTCGACCACATCGGCATCGGCATCCTGGACTACGCCACCAAGGACATCGAGATCAAGGCGGAAGCGGGGAGCACGGCCAAGGCGCTGGGCAAGCGCGTGCCGCTGGGCACCGGTATCATGGGCCGCGTGGCTCGCACCAACGAAATGATGCTGGCGCAGAACACCGGAGAGGGACACCTGCTGGGCATCCTGCCGCAGTCGCGCTCCGTACTCTGCATCCCGGTGAGCTACGGGGAGACCCTGCTGGGCGTGCTCAACGTGGAGAGCCAGCGCGAGAACGCCTTCGCCGAGCAGGAGGTGCTCATCCTGCGGACGCTCGCCGACCTGCTGGCCACCGCCCTGCACAATTCTTTCGTCTTCCAGAAGATGGAGCAGCAGTCCATCACCGACGGCCTCACCGGGGTCAAGACCCGCCGCTTCTTCCTGGAGTCAGTGCAGGCGGAGTGGAAGCGTTCGGCACGCGCCGGGCGCCCCTTCTCCCTGGTGCTCATCGACCTCGACCGCTTCAAGGAGATCAACGACGCCATGGGCCACCTGGAAGGCGACCTGGTGCTGGCCCGCGTGGGTCGCCTGCTGGAGCAAAAGTGCCGGCAGTCCAACGTGGTGGCCCGCTATGGCGGCGACGAGTTCGTCATCCTCATGCCGGAGACCGGAGTGGAGCAGGCGCACACGCTCTCCGAGCGCCTGCGCCTGTGGATCGCCGGCGACCCCATGCTGGCCGAGCGCAAGCTCACCGGCAGCTTCGGCGTCGCCACCTTCCCGCTGCACGGCGCCGGGGTGGAAGACATCCTGCGCATGGCGGATGCCGGCATGTACATCTCCAAGCACGCCGGCGGCAACCGCGTCTCCCCCGCGGGGGAATTCGCCACCACGGAAAAGCTTTCCTCGAAACAACTGGCCAACCTCTATGTGGAGGGCTTCCTGCGCCGCGAGGAAGGCGACCTCAGTTCCGTGGATGAGCTGATGACGACCCTGGAGCGCCTGAGCGCCGCGGTGCGCGCCGAGCATCGCGACGAAGCGCTGCGCGACGCCATCCGCACTCTGAACCGCACCGCCGAGACCCGGGAGATGCACTGCGTGGGCCACGGCGAGCAGGTGGCGCACTATGCCGAGGTGCTGGGCGCGGAGATGGGACTGCCTCCCGCCGAGCTGGCCGAATTGGTCTTCGCCGCCGGCGTACATGATGTGGGCAAGATTGTCGTCCCAGAGCACATCCTCAACAAGGCCGGCCCGCTCACCGAGGACGAGTACCGCGTGGTCAAGACCCACGTGGAGGTTTCCGCGCAGATCCTGAGCGTCATCCCCAACGGCGAGCGCTTGCGCGGGATCGTGGCGCATCACCACGAGCGCTTTGACGGCGCCGGCTACCCCGCCGGCCTGCGCGGCGAGCACATCCCGCTGGGCGCGCGCATCCTGGCCGTCGCCGAAGCCTTTGTCAACATGATCACAGACCGCCCCTATGCCACCACCCGCAGCTCCGCCGAAGCCCTGGCCGAGATGGAACGGCTCTCCGGCACCCAGTTTGACGGCCTGCTGGTGCGCATGCTGATGCGCCAGGTGAAGGACCTGAAGCCGGATCGGAAAGGGAAGTAA